From one Sylvia atricapilla isolate bSylAtr1 chromosome 21, bSylAtr1.pri, whole genome shotgun sequence genomic stretch:
- the OGT gene encoding UDP-N-acetylglucosamine--peptide N-acetylglucosaminyltransferase 110 kDa subunit isoform X4, with the protein MATSVGNVADSTEPTKRMLSFQGLAELAHREYQAGDFEAAERHCMQLWRQEPDNTGVLLLLSSIHFQCRRLDRSAHFSTLAIKQNPLLAEAYSNLGNVYKERGQLQEAIEHYRHALRLKPDFIDGYINLAAALVAAGDMEGAVQAYVSALQYNPDLYCVRSDLGNLLKALGRLEEAKACYLKAIETQPNFAVAWSNLGCVFNAQGEIWLAIHHFEKAVTLDPNFLDAYINLGNVLKEARIFDRAVAAYLRALSLSPNHAVVHGNLACVYYEQGLIDLAIDTYRRAIELQPHFPDAYCNLANALKEKGSVVEAEECYNTALRLCPTHADSLNNLANIKREQGNIEEAVRLYRKALEVFPEFAAAHSNLASVLQQQGKLQEALMHYKEAIRISPTFADAYSNMGNTLKEMQDVQGALQCYTRAIQINPAFADAHSNLASIHKDSGNIPEAIASYRTALKLKPDFPDAYCNLAHCLQIVCDWTDYDERMKKLVSIVADQLEKNRLPSVHPHHSMLYPLSHSFRKAIAERHGNLCLDKINVLHKPPYEHPKDLKASEGRLRIGYVSSDFGNHPTSHLMQSIPGMHNPDKFEVFCYALSPDDGTNFRVKVMAEANHFVDLSQIPCNGKAADRIHQDGIHILINMNGYTKGARNELFALRPAPIQAMWLGYPGTSGALFMDYIITDKETSPVEVAEQYSEKLAYMPNTFFIGDHANMFPHLKKKAVIDFKSNGHIYDNRIVLNGIDLKAFLDSLPDVKIVKMKCPDSCDNADGNAALSMPVIPMNTIAEAVIEMINRGQIQITINGFNISNGLATTQLLGISGRIRKGMKMPSVFCLGGCNIVASTSVYTYQLNSYCG; encoded by the exons ATGGCGACCTCCGTGGGGAACGTGGCGGACAGCACAG AACCAACGAAACGTATGCTTTCCTTCCAAGGGTTAGCGGAGTTGGCTCATCGTGAGTATCAGGCAGGAGACtttgaagcagcagagagacaCTGCATGCAGCTCTGGAGACAGGAGCCTGATAACACTGGTGTGCTTTTGTTACTGTCATCCATTCACTTCCAGTGTCGCCGACTGGACAG GTCTGCTCACTTCAGCACTTTGGCAATCAAACAGAATCCACTGTTGGCTGAAGCCTATTCAAATCTAGGCAATGTGTACAAGGAGCGTGGACAGCTGCAGGAAGCAATTGAACATTACAGACATGCACTGCGCCTCAAACCAGATTTCATTGATGGATATATTAATTTGGCTGCTGCACTTGTAGCTGCAGGTGATATGGAAGGAGCAGTACAGGCATATGTGTCAGCCCTTCAGTACAATCCT gacTTGTACTGTGTTCGTAGTGACCTGGGGAACCTGCTCAAAGCCCTGGGTCGCTTGGAAGAAGCCAAG GCCTGTTACTTAAAAGCAATTGAGACTCAACCAAACTTTGCAGTGGCGTGGAGTAATCTTGGCTGTGTTTTCAATGCCCAAGGAGAAATTTGGCTTGCAATTCATCACTTTGAAAAG gctgTAACACTTGACCCAAATTTTTTGGATGCTTATATCAATCTGGGAAATGTTCTGAAGGAGGCAAGGATATTTGACAG AGCTGTGGCAGCTTATCTGCGAGCCTTGAGTTTGAGCCCAAATCACGCAGTTGTGCACGGCAACCTTGCCTGTGTGTACTATGAGCAGGGCCTGATAGACCTGGCCATAGACACCTACAGGAGGGCCATTGAGCTCCAGCCCCACTTCCCTGACGCCTACTGCAACTTGGCCAATGCCTTGAAGGAGAAAGGCAGT gtgGTAGAAGCAGAAGAATGCTACAACACAGCCCTTCGACTTTGTCCCACTCATGCAGATTCTCTCAACAATCTGGCAAACATCAAGAGGGAGCAGGGCAATATTGAGGAAGCTGTCCGTCTTTATCGGAAAGCTCTTGAG gtATTTCCAGAGTTTGCTGCAGCACATTCAAACTTAGCAAgtgttctgcagcagcaggggaagttACAGGAAGCTCTGATGCATTACAAAGAGGCTATTAG aatcaGCCCCACATTTGCAGATGCTTATTCTAATATGGGAAACACTTTGAAGGAGATGCAGGATGTTCAAGGAGCCCTGCAGTGCTACACTCGTGCCATTCAGATAAACCCAGCTTTTGCTGATGCCCACAGCAACCTGGCCTCGATTCACAAG GATTCAGGGAATATACCAGAAGCCATTGCCTCTTACCGTACTGCTCTGAAACTGAAACCTGATTTCCCAGATGCCTATTGCAACTTGGCCCACTGTTTGCAG aTTGTCTGTGACTGGACAGACTATGATGAAAGAATGAAGAAGCTGGTTAGCATTGTAGCTGAtcagctggagaaaaacagaCTGCCTTCTGTACACCCACATCATAGCATGCTGTATCCCCTTTCTCACAGTTTTAGGAAGGCAATTGCTGAGAGACATGGAAATCTCTGTTTGGACAAG ATAAATGTTCTTCACAAGCCACCATATGAGCATCCCAAGGATTTGAAGGCCAGTGAAGGTCGACTTCGTATTGGCTATGTGAGCTCTGATTTTGGAAACCATCCAACCTCACACCTCATGCAGTCAATTCCAGGCATGCATAACCCAGACAAATTTGAG GTATTCTGTTATGCCCTGAGTCCTGATGATGGGACAAACTTCCGTGTAAAAGTGATGGCTGAAGCAAATCATTTTGTTGACTTATCTCAG ATCCCATGtaatggaaaagcagcagaccGCATCCATCAGGACGGGATTCACATTCTCATTAATATGAATGGCTACACCAAAGGAGCCCGAAATGAATTGTTTGCCCTGAGACCAGCACCTATTCAG GCAATGTGGCTAGGGTATCCTGGAACCAGTGGGGCATTGTTCATGGATTATATCATCACAGATAAAGAAACTTCACCAGTTGAGGTGGCTGAGCAGTATTCAGAGAAATTAGCTTACATGCCAAACACTTTCTTTATTGGAGACCACGCCAACATGTTCCCCCATCTGAAG aaaaaagcAGTCATTGATTTCAAGTCCAATGGTCATATTTATGATAATAGGATTGTTTTGAATGGCATTGACTTGAAGGCATTCCTTGACAGCCTTCCTGATGTCAAGATTGTTAAG ATGAAGTGTCCTGACAGTTGTGACAACGCTGATGGCAATGCTGCCCTCAGCATGCCAGTGATCCCTATGAACACCATCGCAGAGGCTGTGATTGAGATGATAAATCGTGGGCAAATTCAGATTACTATCAATGGCTTCAACATCAGTAATGGATTAGCAACTACTCAG